The Daucus carota subsp. sativus chromosome 2, DH1 v3.0, whole genome shotgun sequence genome includes a window with the following:
- the LOC108208189 gene encoding GDSL esterase/lipase At5g45960, whose protein sequence is MKIMSYLNTVLALIVVHSLLILNSSSVETETRKEASPFPAIFVFGDSTVDPGNNNYIGTPFKSDFPPYGIDFENHIPTGRFTNGRLVTDFIASYMGIKENVPPYLDPTLSMEELMTGVSFASAGSGFDTLTATLTQVIPVIKQIDMFKEYARRIEVGVGKERAGELIKNALFVISAGTNDYVLNYYGPPIRSKTYTISAYHHFLLQIIHQFLQDLVNLGARKIVMAGVPPIECLPVVITLNSLHSDAFHRRSCIDSLSSVAPDHNQFLEQVLKNMQGSDLQLLYVDIHKPLRNILQNTKKFGFDDANSGCCGTGLLETSFMCNPRSSVCPDASSYVFFDSVHPTEKAYYIIFQHIIPVIDFLMRS, encoded by the exons atgaagattatgagctATCTTAATACAGTTTTAGCATTAATCGTAGTCCATTCTCTCTTAATTCTGAATTCATCATCAGTCGAAACCGAAACTCGAAAAGAAGCTTCGCCTTTTCCGGCCATTTTTGTGTTCGGGGATTCAACAGTTGATCCGGGGAATAATAACTACATTGGAACTCCGTTTAAGAGCGACTTTCCACCCTATGGGATTGACTTCGAGAACCACATTCCTACCGGAAGGTTCACTAACGGCCGCCTTGTCACTGATTTTATTG CTTCTTATATGGGCATCAAGGAAAATGTGCCACCCTATTTGGACCCGACGCTTAGCATGGAGGAGCTGATGACCGGCGTTAGTTTCGCCTCTGCCGGATCAGGATTCGACACGCTCACTGCCACTCTAACT CAAGTAATACCAGTAATAAAGCAGATAGATATGTTTAAGGAGTACGCGAGGAGGATTGAGGTGGGCGTGGGGAAGGAAAGAGCAGGAGAATTGATCAAGAATGCCTTGTTCGTTATAAGCGCTGGCACGAATGATTATGTTCTCAATTATTATGGTCCTCCCATTCGGAGCAAGACCTACACCATCTCAGCTTACCATCACTTTTTACTGCAAATTATCCATCAATTTTTACAG GATTTGGTGAACTTGGGTGCCAGAAAGATTGTCATGGCAGGAGTACCTCCCATCGAGTGTCTGCCTGTTGTTATAACTCTCAATTCACTCCACTCTGATGCATTTCACCGACGGAGTTGCATTGATAGTTTATCCTCCGTCGCACCGGATCACAATCAATTTCTGGAACAAGTATTAAAGAACATGCAAGGCAGTGACCTTCAACTCTTATATGTTGACATACACAAGCCCTTGCGCAATATCTTGCAAAATACCAAAAAATTCG GGTTTGACGATGCAAACAGTGGTTGTTGTGGGACTGGATTACTGGAAACATCTTTCATGTGCAATCCGAGATCATCAGTGTGCCCAGATGCTTCTAGCTATGTGTTTTTCGATTCAGTACATCCGACTGAAAAGGCCTATTATATCATCTTTCAACATATAATCCCCGTCATTGATTTTCTTATGAGATCATAA
- the LOC108208216 gene encoding WUSCHEL-related homeobox 9: protein MDSSKRHWPSMFKSKSSVSSQGHQSQHDTSSLISTPTSTVSSAGTVEKAPEPKPRWNPKPEQIRILEGIFNSGMVTPPRDEIRRIRAQLEEYGEIGDANVFYWFQNKKSRSKNKKTSNFLNSTTKSRKRTVSKPNTSQLSYTSSSSSDKSLQKSSPGEFMPEPYSFHASQSTLVGGAIAGNAAVGTPLIRGLCSPQVISSNVDYVAQYNNSRHNLSECHGQTYGKCSAASVVVADLINHEAPNNYHKRGEDNDQMKMQRQLSYNSVTTTPTPISAQTILPPTVVSNINHIQAEGIRKCTVFINDVAFEVASGPFDVRGAFGEDAVLLHSSGQPVVTNQCGVTLHSLQHGAFYYLFRMRTPSSTSQTHGSDLKK from the exons ATGGATTCATCAAAAAGACACTGGCCTAGCATGTTCAAGTCTAAGTCTTCGGTTAGCTCTCAAGGCCATCAATCGCAACATGATACAAGCTCTCTCATCTCAACTCCTACTTCTACTGTATCTTCTG CAGGGACTGTGGAAAAGGCCCCGGAGCCAAAGCCACGATGGAATCCGAAGCCAGAGCAGATTCGGATTCTGGAAGGGATCTTCAACTCAGGAATGGTGACTCCACCGAGAGATGAAATACGGAGAATTAGGGCTCAATTGGAAGAGTACGGTGAAATCGGTGATGCCAATGTATTTTACTGGTTCCAGAACAAAAAATCGAGGAGCAAGAACAAAAAAACTAGCAACTTCCTCAATTCCACCACTAAATCGCGAAAGCGCACTGTTTCCAAACCTAATACCTCTCAACTTTCTTAtacatcatcatcctcatccgACAAATCTTTGCAGAAATCATCTCCTGGTGAGTTTATGCCGGAACCCTACTCTTTTCACGCAAGCCAAAGTACCCTTGTAGGTGGTGCAATTGCCGGTAATGCTGCAGTCGGTACACCTTTGATCCGAGGCCTTTGTTCACCGCAAGTTATATCATCAAATGTTGACTATGTGGCTCAATATAACAATAGTCGTCACAATCTCTCTGAATGTCATGGCCAGACTTATGGGAAATGCTCTGCTGCTAGTGTTGTGGTTGCTGACTTGATTAATCATGAAGCTCCGAATAATTACCACAAGAGGGGTGAAGACAATGACCAAATGAAGATGCAGCGGCAGTTAAGTTATAACAGTGTGACTACTACTCCTACTCCTATATCTGCTCAGACCATTCTTCCTCCTACTGTTGTGTCTAACATCAATCACATTCAAG CTGAAGGTATTAGGAAATGCACGGTTTTCATCAATGATGTGGCATTCGAAGTGGCATCTGGGCCGTTTGATGTGAGAGGAGCTTTCGGTGAAGATGCTGTGTTGCTGCACTCTTCTGGGCAGCCTGTGGTCACCAATCAATGCGGTGTCACACTCCACTCACTCCAGCATGGTGCTTTTTATTACTTGTTCCGGATGCGAACTCCTTCATCAACTTCACAAACTCACGGCTCGG ACTTGaagaaataa
- the LOC108208214 gene encoding GDSL esterase/lipase At5g45960 — protein sequence MGFLNKISLLVLLHVVVLVSNSRADNNAGNNPVSAIFVFGDSTSDPGNNNFISTSFRSNFAPYGKDFANHTATGRFTNGLLATDFIARYVGVKDYVPPYLDSSLKMEELMTGVSFASAGSGFDPLTPTISNVISLSQQLEYFKEYKKRLEAGIGKERTKHVIANALFIVCAGTNDFIVNYYTIPIRRRSYDLHAYMDFLLKQVHQFMEDLLEGGARRIGVPGMTPIGCLPIVITLYSSKPLTNRTCIESLSAVAKDYNIKLQKELYSLQLNHAKSGSRIAYLDSYTLMQDIVTSSSKFGFKVIDHGCCGTGMLEAAFICNRASAICPNASNYVFWDSIHPTERVYYLAVKAFRRTIDFIISR from the exons ATGGGGTTTCTAAATAAGATTTCTCTGCTTGTTTTGCTCCATGTGGTTGTATTAGTGTCTAATTCCAGAGCAGATAATAATGCGGGGAACAATCCGGTTTCCGCGATTTTTGTGTTCGGTGATTCCACGTCTGATCCTGGAAACAACAACTTCATAAGTACTTCTTTCAGGAGCAACTTTGCACCCTATGGGAAAGATTTTGCAAACCACACGGCCACTGGACGGTTTACTAATGGACTTCTGGCTACTGATTTTATCG CTAGGTATGTAGGTGTAAAAGATTATGTGCCTCCATATCTGGATTCATCACTTAAAATGGAAGAGCTAATGACTGGAGTCAGTTTCGCGTCTGCTGGATCTGGCTTTGATCCTCTTACACCAACCATAAGT AATGTGATTTCTTTGTCACAGCAACTGGAGTacttcaaagagtacaaaaaaAGACTTGAAGCAGGAATTGGTAAGGAAAGAACCAAACACGTCATAGCAAATGCACTCTTCATTGTTTGTGCTGGTACGAATGACTTCATTGTCAACTATTACACCATACCAATCCGCAGAAGAAGCTACGATCTCCATGCCTACATGGATTTTTTACTGAAACAAGTGCATCAATTCATGGAG GATTTGTTGGAAGGGGGAGCAAGGAGGATTGGAGTTCCAGGAATGACACCGATAGGTTGTTTGCCAATTGTGATCACCCTCTACTCCAGTAAGCCCTTGACTAATCGTACTTGTATAGAGTCCTTATCAGCGGTAGCTAAGGATTACAACATCAAGCTTCAAAAGGAATTGTATTCCTTGCAACTGAACCATGCTAAATCTGGCTCACGGATAGCATATCTGGATTCCTATACACTCATGCAAGACATTGTTACCAGCTCATCAAAGTTCG GTTTTAAAGTTATTGATCATGGTTGCTGCGGAACAGGTATGCTAGAAGCAGCATTCATCTGCAACAGAGCAAGCGCAATATGCCCAAATGCATCTAACTATGTATTTTGGGATTCTATTCACCCAACTGAAAGGGTTTATTATTTAGCCGTCAAGGCCTTTCGACGGACCATTGATTTCATTATTTCCCGTTAA
- the LOC108208213 gene encoding GDSL esterase/lipase At5g45960, translating to MGNLHVYSLQFLILFQLILMSSAQTQTPALNTSNLAFFVFGDSTVDPGNNNYIRTLLKGNFPPYGNDFVNQTPTGRFTNGRLVTDYAASYAGIKDFVPPYLDPKLSMEELLTGVSFASAGSGFDPLTPTLSGVISIPKQMEYFREYRERVEASIGSERSQYLIKNAVYIISAGTNDFALNYYGTSPVRRFTYSIPRYYQFLVEQIQKFLQDLQDMGARKIVMVGIPPIGCLPMVITLNSNIVDRLLRRQCIQRLSDVAQGFNQIVEQKVKEVERIDSKIYYVGMYEMFQNIFQDPQKFGFDKVDTGCCGTGLLELSYLCNPRSRLCANISDYVFFDAVHPTERTYFLLFQALSSTIDIILHVK from the exons ATGGGAAATCTTCATGTTTACTCTCTCCAATTTCTAATCCTCTTTCAACTCATTTTGATGTCATCAGCTCAAACACAAACACCGGCCTTGAACACAAGTAATCTGGCCTTTTTTGTGTTCGGAGACTCCACTGTTGATCCAGGAAACAATAACTACATTCGCACTTTGTTGAAGGGCAACTTTCCTCCTTATGGCAATGATTTTGTGAATCAGACTCCCACCGGAAGATTTACTAATGGCCGCCTTGTCACTGATTATGCCG CATCTTATGCCGGCATAAAAGACTTTGTTCCACCATATTTGGACCCAAAGCTTAGCATGGAGGAGCTGCTGACAGGAGTTAGTTTCGCTTCTGCTGGCTCTGGCTTCGACCCTCTTACACCCACATTATCT GGTGTTATTTCAATACCAAAACAGATGGAGTACTTTAGGGAGTACAGAGAAAGGGTTGAAGCCTCTATAGGGTCAGAAAGGAGCCAATATCTGATAAAGAATGCTGTTTACATCATTAGCGCTGGCACAAACGACTTCGCCCTCAATTACTATGGAACTTCACCGGTTCGCAGATTTACCTACTCAATTCCCAGATACTACCAATTTTTAGTCGAACAAATCCAAAAGTTTTTACAG GATCTGCAGGACATGGGAGCTCGCAAGATTGTGATGGTGGGGATACCTCCAATTGGGTGCCTGCCTATGGTTATAACCCTGAATTCTAATATTGTCGACAGGCTTCTTAGGCGTCAATGTATTCAAAGATTATCTGATGTTGCACAAGGTTTTAATCAAATTGTTGAACAGAAAGTCAAAGAAGTGGAAAGGATCGACTCTAAAATTTATTATGTTGGCATGTATGAAATGTTCCAAAATATTTTCCAAGATCCCCAGAAGTTTG GTTTTGATAAGGTTGATACTGGTTGCTGCGGTACTGGATTGCTGGAACTGTCGTATTTGTGCAATCCAAGATCAAGGCTTTGTGCTAACATTTCTGATTACGTGTTCTTTGATGCTGTACATCCAACTGAAAGAACATATTTTCTCTTGTTCCAGGCTCTCTCTTCTACAATCGATATCATTCTCCACGTGAAGTAA